One region of Edaphobacter bradus genomic DNA includes:
- a CDS encoding SDR family oxidoreductase: MARYLITGIAGFIGSTLAHVLVEQGHEVRGIDNLSTGNLENLADIRHAISFQQIDLQDVEGVKAACEGVEYILHQGALASVPRSVKDPLTSHESNINGTLNLLIAARDAKVRRIVYAASSSAYGDQPTQPKQEDMLPMPLSPYAVQKLTCEYYIQSFYRAYGLEGVCLRYFNIFGPRQAADSPYSGVIAQFTYKMMAGITPTIFGDGLTSRDFTFVDNAVSANLLACQAPNEVATGRVFNIGTGSSHTLNEVYETIAKHIGFTDKPIYGPPREGDIKHSLADITRASAELRYKPKADFYEGLQKTVAWYLESHRSSELLASGTK; the protein is encoded by the coding sequence ATGGCACGTTATCTGATCACCGGAATCGCAGGCTTTATCGGCTCGACACTCGCTCACGTTCTCGTGGAGCAAGGTCACGAGGTCCGCGGCATCGACAACCTCTCCACGGGCAACCTCGAAAATCTCGCCGATATCCGGCACGCCATCTCGTTTCAGCAGATCGATCTTCAGGACGTCGAGGGCGTCAAGGCCGCCTGCGAAGGCGTGGAGTACATCCTCCACCAGGGAGCCCTCGCCTCGGTTCCCCGCTCCGTCAAGGATCCGCTGACCTCGCACGAGTCCAACATCAACGGAACGCTCAACCTTCTCATCGCGGCTCGCGACGCCAAGGTACGCCGCATCGTGTACGCAGCCTCTTCCTCCGCCTACGGCGATCAGCCCACGCAGCCCAAGCAGGAGGACATGCTCCCCATGCCTCTCTCTCCCTATGCGGTGCAGAAGCTCACCTGCGAGTACTACATCCAGTCCTTCTATCGCGCCTACGGCCTCGAGGGAGTCTGCCTGCGCTACTTCAATATCTTTGGCCCACGCCAGGCTGCCGACTCGCCCTACTCCGGAGTCATCGCCCAGTTCACCTACAAGATGATGGCCGGCATCACCCCCACCATCTTCGGCGACGGCCTCACCAGCCGCGACTTCACCTTCGTCGATAACGCCGTCAGCGCGAACCTGCTCGCCTGCCAGGCCCCCAACGAGGTAGCGACCGGCCGCGTCTTCAACATCGGCACCGGCAGTAGCCACACTCTCAACGAGGTCTACGAAACCATCGCGAAGCACATCGGTTTCACGGACAAGCCCATCTACGGCCCGCCGCGTGAGGGCGACATCAAGCACTCCCTTGCCGACATCACGCGCGCCTCCGCCGAGCTCCGGTACAAGCCCAAGGCCGATTTCTACGAGGGCCTGCAAAAGACCGTGGCCTGGTACCTTGAAAGCCACCGAAGCAGCGAACTGCTGGCCTCCGGTACGAAATAG